The following are from one region of the Thermoflexus hugenholtzii JAD2 genome:
- the clpB gene encoding ATP-dependent chaperone ClpB, translated as MNLNRYTEKAQEALLEAQRLAEEYRHPAIENEHLLLSLLRQSDGVVPQVVRKAGADPQLMIEDLERYLAGRPKVYGAGEVGLSRAAAETLRQAEREAQAMRDEYVSTEHLLLAMADRVDGTAGAVLRRHGLTRDALMRALAAVRGAHRVTSPTPEATYQALEKYGRDLTALARAGKLDPVIGRDEEIRRVIQILSRRTKNNPVLVGDAGVGKTAIVEGLAQRIVRGDVPEGLKNKRLVQLDMGALVAGAKYRGEFEERLKAVLKEVTDAQGEIILFIDEIHTVVGAGRAEGAPMDAANILKPMLARGELHCIGATTLDEYRQYIEKDPALERRFQPVYVDEPSVEETISILRGLKERYEVHHGVRITDAAVIAAATLSHRYIPDRRLPDKAIDLIDEAAARLRMEMDSKPTELDELDRRILQLEIEREALKKERDEASRERLAAIEREIAELREKADALRIQWEREKAVIQKVRQIKEQIQQTQHQIEMAERRLDYEEAARLRYGVLPDLERQLRAAEEELNALSRGKRLLKEEVDAEDVARVVAAWTGIPVVRLMEGETEKLLHLEERLHERVVGQDEAVRAVANAVRRARAGLKDPNRPIGVFLFLGPTGVGKTELAKALAEALFNDERAMVRIDMSEYQEKHTVSRLIGAPPGYVGYEEGGQLTEAVRRRPYTVVLFDEIEKAHPEVFNVLLQVFDEGRLTDGKGRTVDFKNTIIIMTSNIGSQWIKELAGQDERKMRQLVLSALDQHFRPEFLNRIDEIVIFHPLSMEHLRQIVDIQLRRLRAMLAERRMALEVTEEAKQYLATVGYDPVYGARPLKRAIQRELADPLAMEILKGTFREGDTIRVDLRDGRLVFERAAA; from the coding sequence ATGAACCTGAACCGGTATACGGAGAAAGCGCAAGAGGCCCTTCTGGAGGCGCAGCGGCTGGCGGAGGAATACCGGCATCCCGCCATTGAGAACGAGCACCTGCTGCTCTCCTTGCTCCGTCAGTCCGACGGAGTGGTGCCGCAGGTGGTGCGCAAGGCGGGAGCCGATCCTCAGCTCATGATCGAAGATCTGGAGCGATACCTCGCCGGTCGGCCCAAGGTGTACGGCGCGGGCGAGGTGGGTCTCTCCCGCGCCGCCGCCGAGACGCTGCGTCAGGCGGAGCGGGAGGCCCAGGCCATGCGCGATGAATACGTCAGCACGGAGCACCTGCTCCTGGCCATGGCCGACCGGGTGGATGGGACGGCCGGGGCGGTGCTGCGGCGCCACGGGCTGACCCGCGACGCCCTTATGCGCGCCCTGGCCGCCGTCCGCGGCGCCCATCGGGTGACCTCCCCCACGCCGGAGGCCACCTATCAGGCCCTGGAGAAATACGGGCGGGATCTCACCGCCCTGGCCCGGGCGGGGAAGCTGGACCCGGTCATCGGGCGCGATGAGGAGATCCGTCGCGTGATCCAGATCCTCTCCCGCCGGACCAAGAACAACCCGGTGCTGGTGGGCGACGCCGGCGTGGGTAAGACCGCGATCGTGGAGGGCCTGGCCCAACGCATCGTCCGCGGCGACGTCCCCGAGGGCCTGAAGAACAAGCGCCTCGTGCAGCTGGACATGGGCGCCCTGGTGGCCGGGGCCAAATACCGGGGCGAGTTCGAGGAGCGCCTGAAGGCGGTCCTCAAGGAGGTCACCGACGCCCAGGGCGAGATCATCCTCTTCATCGACGAGATCCACACGGTGGTGGGGGCCGGCCGGGCCGAAGGGGCTCCCATGGACGCCGCCAACATCCTTAAGCCGATGCTGGCCCGCGGCGAGCTCCACTGCATCGGCGCCACCACCCTGGACGAGTATCGCCAGTATATTGAGAAGGACCCGGCCCTGGAGCGTCGCTTCCAGCCGGTCTATGTGGATGAGCCTTCGGTGGAGGAGACCATCAGCATCCTGCGCGGGCTCAAGGAGCGCTACGAGGTCCATCACGGCGTGCGCATCACCGACGCGGCGGTGATCGCCGCCGCGACCCTGAGCCATCGCTACATCCCGGACCGCCGGCTGCCGGACAAGGCCATTGATCTGATCGACGAGGCGGCGGCCCGCCTGCGCATGGAGATGGACTCCAAGCCGACGGAGCTGGACGAGCTGGACCGCCGCATTCTGCAGCTGGAGATCGAGCGGGAGGCCCTGAAGAAGGAGCGGGACGAGGCCAGCCGGGAGCGCCTGGCGGCCATCGAGCGGGAGATCGCCGAGCTGCGGGAGAAGGCGGACGCGTTGCGCATCCAGTGGGAGCGGGAGAAGGCGGTCATCCAGAAGGTCCGCCAGATCAAGGAGCAGATCCAGCAGACCCAGCATCAGATCGAGATGGCCGAGCGCCGGCTGGATTACGAGGAGGCCGCCCGCCTGCGCTACGGCGTGCTGCCGGATTTGGAGCGGCAGCTGCGGGCGGCGGAGGAGGAGCTCAACGCCCTCAGCCGCGGCAAGCGGTTGCTCAAGGAGGAGGTGGACGCCGAGGACGTGGCCCGGGTGGTGGCCGCCTGGACCGGCATCCCGGTGGTCCGCCTGATGGAGGGGGAGACCGAGAAGCTTCTGCATCTGGAGGAGCGGCTTCACGAGCGGGTGGTGGGTCAGGACGAGGCGGTGCGGGCGGTGGCCAACGCCGTGCGGCGGGCCCGGGCCGGACTGAAGGATCCCAACCGGCCCATCGGGGTCTTCCTCTTCCTGGGCCCCACGGGCGTGGGCAAGACCGAGCTGGCCAAGGCCCTGGCCGAGGCCCTCTTCAACGACGAGCGGGCCATGGTCCGCATCGACATGAGCGAATACCAGGAGAAGCATACCGTCAGCCGCCTCATCGGCGCCCCGCCCGGTTACGTGGGCTACGAGGAGGGCGGCCAGCTCACCGAGGCCGTGCGGCGCCGGCCTTATACCGTGGTGCTCTTCGACGAGATCGAGAAGGCCCACCCCGAGGTCTTCAACGTGCTGCTGCAGGTCTTCGACGAGGGCCGGCTCACCGACGGCAAGGGCCGCACCGTGGACTTCAAGAACACGATTATCATTATGACCAGCAACATCGGCAGCCAGTGGATCAAGGAGCTGGCCGGGCAGGATGAACGCAAGATGCGCCAGCTGGTCCTCAGCGCCCTGGACCAACACTTCCGGCCCGAGTTCCTGAACCGGATCGATGAGATCGTGATCTTCCATCCGCTGTCGATGGAGCACCTGCGGCAGATCGTGGACATCCAGCTGCGGCGGCTGCGGGCGATGCTCGCCGAGCGGCGCATGGCGCTGGAGGTCACCGAGGAGGCCAAGCAGTATCTGGCCACGGTGGGCTACGACCCGGTCTATGGCGCCCGGCCGCTGAAGCGGGCCATCCAGCGGGAGCTGGCCGATCCGCTGGCCATGGAGATCCTCAAGGGGACCTTCCGGGAGGGCGATACCATCCGGGTGGATCTGCGGGACGGCCGGCTGGTCTTCGAGCGGGCTGCCGCGTGA
- a CDS encoding NAD(P)-dependent oxidoreductase codes for MIPHLPGDELVIERKIRTRLLPVLPAERPPEIRRLDFEEVRIGYDETTARLEAARCLHCPDPAPCIQACPLHNDIPTALWLIEHGDFLRAAQVFRQTSFLSEICGRVCPPQTCRNSCTLSAYGKPIQITPLEAFVADYQRRAGALILHRAPPTGRRAAVVGSGPAGLTVAEFLARQGHAVTVFEAMPKPGGLLRYGIPSFKLPKAIVDQKIADLEQLGVRFITGVRIGKDLTLDDLFAQGYQAIFLGIGTWRPVEPDWEGAELEGVYPALEFLMRANLPPEDLPPGKQEPPRVGHRVAVIGGGDTAMDCARTALRWGAQEVVVYYRRTEAEMPGNREERKKAREEGVRFEFLVAPVRFIGEEGRLVAIEFIRMTLGEPDASGRRRPVPIPGSNFTVPVDTAVLALGFRPDPTVAQTTSGLQVSRSGLIVTDEAGRTSRPGVFAAGDGVTGPDLVVTASAAAMRAARAMHEYLMAQPPATEREVSLLAEPVSA; via the coding sequence ATGATCCCGCATCTGCCGGGGGATGAGCTGGTCATTGAGCGGAAGATCCGCACACGCCTGCTTCCGGTTCTCCCCGCTGAGCGCCCCCCCGAGATCCGCCGCCTGGATTTCGAAGAGGTTCGGATCGGCTACGATGAGACCACCGCCCGGCTGGAAGCCGCCCGCTGCCTCCACTGTCCGGATCCGGCCCCGTGCATCCAAGCGTGCCCTCTGCATAACGACATCCCCACGGCGCTGTGGCTGATCGAGCACGGGGATTTCCTGCGGGCGGCCCAGGTGTTCCGTCAGACCTCCTTCCTCTCGGAGATCTGCGGAAGGGTTTGCCCGCCTCAGACGTGCCGCAACTCGTGCACCCTCTCCGCCTACGGCAAGCCGATCCAGATCACCCCCCTGGAGGCCTTCGTGGCCGACTACCAGCGCCGGGCGGGCGCGCTGATCCTCCATCGGGCGCCGCCCACCGGCCGGCGGGCCGCGGTGGTGGGCTCCGGCCCGGCCGGGCTCACCGTGGCCGAGTTCCTGGCCCGCCAGGGCCACGCGGTGACGGTCTTCGAGGCCATGCCGAAGCCCGGCGGCCTCCTCCGCTACGGCATCCCTTCCTTCAAACTGCCCAAGGCCATCGTGGATCAGAAGATCGCCGACCTGGAGCAGCTGGGCGTCCGCTTCATCACCGGGGTTCGCATCGGGAAGGACCTGACCCTGGATGATCTGTTCGCCCAGGGCTACCAGGCGATCTTCCTCGGCATCGGAACGTGGCGGCCGGTGGAGCCGGACTGGGAGGGAGCGGAACTGGAGGGGGTGTATCCGGCCCTGGAGTTCCTGATGCGCGCCAACCTGCCGCCCGAAGATCTCCCCCCCGGCAAACAGGAGCCCCCCCGGGTGGGCCATCGAGTCGCTGTCATCGGGGGCGGCGACACCGCCATGGACTGCGCCCGCACGGCGCTGCGCTGGGGTGCGCAGGAGGTGGTCGTGTATTACCGACGCACCGAGGCGGAGATGCCCGGAAACCGGGAGGAGCGCAAGAAAGCACGGGAGGAAGGCGTCCGCTTCGAGTTCCTCGTGGCCCCCGTCCGCTTCATCGGGGAAGAGGGCCGGCTGGTGGCCATCGAGTTCATCCGGATGACTCTGGGGGAGCCGGATGCCAGCGGCCGCCGGCGCCCGGTGCCCATCCCCGGCTCGAACTTCACTGTGCCGGTGGACACCGCTGTCCTCGCCCTGGGCTTCCGGCCAGATCCCACGGTGGCCCAGACGACGAGCGGCCTGCAAGTCTCCCGGTCCGGCCTCATCGTGACGGACGAAGCGGGCCGGACCTCCCGGCCGGGGGTCTTCGCGGCGGGGGATGGGGTGACGGGACCGGATTTGGTGGTGACCGCCTCCGCAGCCGCCATGCGGGCTGCCCGGGCGATGCACGAATACCTGATGGCCCAGCCGCCGGCGACCGAGCGGGAAGTTTCCCTCCTCGCCGAGCCCGTGTCGGCGTAA